The nucleotide window cagttgtaaaaatgtcattaaaaaacggacccctgtccaaccgacgcaagcaagcacaccctacaatttccccagaaattgtaccctctctagttttagtaGCCATAGTGATGAGATCCCATTCACACTGACCTCAAAGTGGGTCCTGAAAGAGAACTGAAATGTAAACTGGTTACAGTCGTCTCCCAGCACCAGTGGACCAGACTCTGGAAGGCCCTGCAGACATCGATCACTCAAGTTTACAAGTCACTCTTTTACAATCagtatcagacatgatttagcTGAAAAGGCTCTGATCAAATGAGTATACTCTCAAAATCTACTTTCTGTACTTTCTTTTCTATCAGACAgcttttgagtggttgtgttgagATATATAGAAGATAATAGTGACCTGGAACAGGACCACAGGCCCACAGTACAagggtctccatggcaacagctgCTGCTCATCCTCACTGGCTTCCTGGACACACAACAACATCGGGGATTGGGAGGAAATGGATACATCATTCAGAAAAGCCACATGCTGAGAGTTAAAAGTGCAATCCTTCATTTCTgtaaatgtgttaattgtattGAAACATGCAGTGTTGCTTACAGAGAACAGAACCACTGGCCCACAGTATAAAGGACTGTATCTCCATGGAAGCAGCTGTCCGCTTGTCTCACTTACCCCCTATAACAGTAAACAAAAAGGGAATGGATACAATATTTCATTCAGAAAAGCCAAATGCTGCGAGTTCAATCCTTGATTTCTATAAATGTGTTAATTGGATTGAAACATGCAGTGTTGCTTACAGAGAACAGAACCACTGGTCCACAGTATAAAGGACTGTATCTCCATGGAAGCAGCTGTCCGCTTGTCTCACTGACCCCCTATAACACAGAAAAGTCAAGCCTTCAGAGAAAAATCTACATACGTTATCAGATGATCAGGTGAAGGGACTGGATTCTCACCCTGTAGATGGTGACAGGGCCACAGTACAGTGGACTGTACATAAAAAGCATGAGCTTGCCATTCTCCTCGTTAATAGCCTGCCAAGACACATAGAACATGTAAAGTTCTGACATACCACTGCCAATCAATTTTCTAAATTTATTTTTCAGAGTAGGGAATTGTGTGAAAGCAAAAATGTCACTTTACTTGAGGTGTTTCAGCTGTTGAGACGTCCTGACTATCAGAAGTAATGGGAAGATCATCTTGAGGTGGATTAAAGAACAAACACGGTGTTAGTAATGAAGTAAACCAATATACAGTGAGGGTCAAAGTCATAGTTGAATTGTAGTTTTAATTGAGACAATATAGACATCTTGGAAACAAGTCACATGAACACTCTAGGTGTTAATTGACACAGAAATGTGTTGTCTAATAACCTATACCTTCAAGAAAATAAATACTTTCCTGTTGTGGATTTGTTAGGGTTATAAATTAAATGTTTCCCAAGTCATGTGAGCTGTATATCATTAGTTTACTCagattttaaaatatttttttaacacaGTTATCTTGATACCTTCCTCAGGTGTGGGTCTGCAGTACCACTGATAGATATAAACAGCCCCAACTGCTGTTAAGGCCACTCCGGCACTCCACACTAAAGGGTGTATACGGTTGCACCCAAACTTGGGTAGCATCTTGCTGAGAATCATTTTCAAGTCCTGATCATTTCACCATCTCCAAAAACATGTTCATCAAGTGTTCAAACGCATCTGACTGATTAGTAACTTGTATGTGTCTTGTGCCAGAATTCCATTCCAGTCCATTCCGATTTCTATGGTTATTCTTATGACATCATAGTGGGCCTAGTAGATCAAAGCAACTCTGGTGTGGGTTAATATTACTAACATGCAGTCTATCCATACTAGTCCACTGTGTCATGGAGATTGTCCATTTTGTTGTTTAGACCCACCATTATAAAACACAGATGCCCTGGAACACATTCAACCAGGGTAGACTGGGAGCAGCACAGTCAGTCTCAGTACAGTACAGCCTGAACAAGGTGGTGTGTGGTTCTACGCTACTGCGGCTGTTGTAGGAACCTGAGATAGGAAACAGCACTTCATTTACCAACCCAATAGCCctggattccccccccccccccccccaatgatCAGCTTTCAGGGCTTGTGTTCAGGTTAGATATTGATCAGATAAACACAGCTACGTGTTCTCCCCAGGAAAACGGATTGGCGGGCCAGGCCTTTGAAAGGAGCAGTTAAGAAGTTATATCCACCAGCCGTCTCACTAAAGGCTGATAGCAGACAGTGTCGGCAAAGTGATGCGTgtctaactagagagggtacaatttctgtggaaattgtgaggtgtgcttgctcAGTTGCAGATGGGTGCGTTTTTTTAACTTACATTTTACAAGTAATATTTAGGTAATTTAAATaggtatgcatacttattatttatgaagattgcatagatttaaaaccatacatttgttgctgctcatttacaattccaAATACTAAGTGACGTCGTAGCAACCCAGGGGCCTTGAAGGCATGATTTACAATGAAATAGGACTCAGAGACATTTAGCGTTGACATAAATTGTCCTTTAATGACGGATGTCAGGGTAAGGGTAGTGGGACAAACTTTTAATCAGGATTCTTCCCGTCCGGCGTCTGTTGGTCTTCATGGGGTTTGGTCTTGTGGGGGTTATCTCATCAGTTcagtatgtaggctacatttatagaaaatcaacttaaataacaacatttagcaacaacaacatttagcctaatgcattaaaaaattatgaacaatgatttgatacacaccaTAGTCGTTAAATGTATGgctatggtagtttgtgatttcaaatgtttaggcatcaggcataagcctatatctcaatctaaattatccaagtataattatcatagctatataattgttaacagtagcctacaattgcaaaacgaACCTAAAATCcatatcctccattttcccgacacaaaaaccatgttaaaaagttaggttactggataatgtattgattaatagtaggctatttatattaAACTATgtcaaaaaaaacaattttgatGTTTTTacagggtgtctgttttttaatcaatgaagtaaaggtctaaataaggacctcgacctacgtagcctatcgttcacgtcaatcatggcgtgtcattttattttgatgaagcggtggatgagagctgtcatagtacacggcttaaagggaacattctttctggaagaagtcatgtggccgtgtgcattgcttttgccgtggtggattgtatgatccatgttttacctctcgggctgcttaagaatagggtgcacgcgcaattagcttgactacttaaatctgacttgaattagtaggagtgcgtgagctgaaattggcctttatggaaccgctttagccccacttgactaattaaactaattcaagtcaggtttgggactttaagtccaacttttttgagcggcctttatggaacaggcctctgaatAGGTGAGTTccacttcatgcagcgccggcgtcgcctgcatgAAGTGCAGTCATTTGCaatcatttagcctactcatattgcattaatttATTAGAACCCCTTTTGAAACTATTAACAACGTTGTCCCCGGCATCTcagatagaatcgcgattcaaacagtgaaacagtaccatctgctaactgaaaacatGCCAagaaaacgtaaataagtttaacatttatttaggggaaaatgACTAATTCCAAAAAAGTTTACTGGaagcaatcattgtcagtaacaacgcaaaatacaACCGTTTGGTCCAAGTTTGTGTTCCAGGTTGAGGTGGTTCACGATCTGTTACTCACAGATCATTTCTGGAAAAAAGAATCATGCTAATTATAACAAGGTCAAAATGAATGATTCAAGTAATTACAGGGGTATATGTTTCTTTCAGGGGCATCAATACAGTACATGCTCTATGCTCGATTAATTTACTTAAATGGCTTTAAATAAAAGCCATCTAACATAAAAATGTGTAGAAATCCATAAATACCAACAAACTACAATCTTAATGTTTGTTTTACCTGGGATTGGGAGCAACAGTGGAAACGCACGTCATTGAGAGATGTGTGGTCGAGCAGCCAACTCTTGTACTCGTCCATCTTGGTTTCAATGCCGCAGATGCCCCCATTGCGACATTCCTGGCTCCAGGTGCCGTATTCTCCCCACTCATTGCCGTTACCCTCCAGAACTGGGTCGCTGCTGCAGCGGAATTTGATGTTATTGACGGCAGTGTCGTCATCAAATATGCCCCGGTGTGGCTCCACACGCAGCTGGAAGGAGACGAGTGTTCCCGTGGGGCAATACTGAGGGCTCGACCAGTCACCATAGCTGGAGACAATGAGTAAaatggggaagggagagggggggaaaaggtAAATGAGCTAAAAGAGATCATGAGGGAGCATGGAACAGACAAAGGGTGCTCTTTTGGTGAATTACCGGGGATATACAGGTAAAGTTACTCAAGTTTCCTCAATTCTCATATCTTAACAACATTTTTACAAAGAAATTACATGATCAGACAGAAGCCTGACCTGTACCCTACATTTAAACTACTCACACAAGGCAGAAGGCTAAAGTTTACAAAGAAGTTTAACAAGTCCGTAAGAGCTAAAGTGTTATCTTACTATCCAATGTGAGACTCGATTGTATGAAGGTAGCGCCTGTCCTCGGCTTTGGCACAAATGAGACGAATGCCATTGAGGGAAGTGTCATCACTAGAATATTGATGAGGTTGCACCTGAAAGAGAGTAGATAGACACATGCTAGCATGAAATTAACCCAAATAGTAGTGTGGGTTACTTCTATGCACAACTGTATTGATTCCAAAACTGACAAACATTTGAACCAAACTCTCACAAACTTGCAATTTGtaaattgacacacacacacaatacatagtTTTTACCCTCAGACTGAACCCAACAGCATAGAACGTGTCAGGACACATCTCAGGCCATTTCCACTTCCCAAACTTCTCTCCATTGGACA belongs to Osmerus eperlanus chromosome 8, fOsmEpe2.1, whole genome shotgun sequence and includes:
- the LOC134024982 gene encoding vitelline membrane outer layer protein 1 homolog, encoding MAIFLPIAVVLATLSPGLSASVEITSVERAGTAYSSRPYSSVLTVSNGEKFGKWKWPEMCPDTFYAVGFSLRVQPHQYSSDDTSLNGIRLICAKAEDRRYLHTIESHIGYYGDWSSPQYCPTGTLVSFQLRVEPHRGIFDDDTAVNNIKFRCSSDPVLEGNGNEWGEYGTWSQECRNGGICGIETKMDEYKSWLLDHTSLNDVRFHCCSQSQK